The Phaeacidiphilus oryzae TH49 region GCTGCGGGGCCTGCGCCAAGTGCGCGGAGGGCAGGGAGAACTACTGCCTGCGCGCCGCCGAGCTGGGCATCCAGCCGCCGGGGCTGGGCGCGCCCGGGGCGATCGCCGAGTACATGATCGTCGACGATGTCCGGCACCTGGTGCCGCTGGGCGACCTGGATCCGGTGCGGACCGTGCCGCTCACCGACGCCGGGCTGACGCCGTACCACGCGATCAAGCGCTCGCTGCCCAAGCTGGTCCCCGGCTCGACCGCGGTGGTGCTGGGCGTCGGCGGGCTCGGCCATGTCGCGGTGCAGATGCTGCGGTCGCTGACGGCGGCCCGGGTGATCGCCCTGGACGTCACGGAGGAGAAGCTGGAGCTGGCCCGCCGGGTCGGCGCCCACGAGGTGCTGCTCTCCGACGGCGAGGCGGCGGCCCGGATCGCGGACCTCACCGGCGGGCGGGGCGCCGAGGCGGTCTTCGACTTCGCCGGGGTGCAGCCGACCGTGGACATCGCCGGGCGGGTGGCCATGGTCGAGGGGGACATCACCATCGTCGGGATCGGCGGCGGGGTGCTCCCGGTCGGCTTCGGACTGGTGCCGTACGAGGCCTCGGTGACGGCGCCCTACTGGGGCACCCGCGGGGAGTTGATCGAGGTCCTCGACCTGGCTCGGAGCGGCGGGGTGGAGGTGCACGTCGAGACCTTTCCGCTGGACGAGGCCCCGGAGGCGTACCGCCGGCTGCGCGCCGGTACGGTCAACGGCCGGGCGGTGATCCTGCCCAACGGCTGAGCGGGGGCTCGGGCGGGAGTGGTCCGCCGGGGCGGGCTGGGCCGGTGCCGCCGGGCCGCGCCGGTGCGGACACCCCGGCGGGGACACCTCGGCGCGGACGGCCCGGCGCGGACGGCCCGCGGAGACGCTGCGGTGAAGGGAGCGTTGACGGCGCTCGCGCGGCCATGACATCGTTCCCATGTGGGATCGTTGCCACACTCTGCAGCCGCGCCGCCCGGCGCGCCGGGAACTGGGGGGAGCCGTGCGGTTCAGCCGTATCGTCGAGGACGTCCTGCGCTTCGAGGACACCTGCCACGTCTATGTACTCCGCCGCGGCCGGGAGGCCGTGCTGATCGACTTCGGGGCGGGGGACGTCCTCGACCACCTCGGTGAGCTCGGCGTCGACCGGGTCACCGACGTGCTGGTCACCCACCACCACCGGGACCAGGTGCAGGGCCTGGCCCGCGCCGCCGGGGCCGGGATCCGGATCTGGGTCCCGCCGGTGGAACGCGAGTTGATCGACGCGGTGGACGAGCACTGGCGCACCCGCCCGCTGGACAACGACTACGACGTCCGGCAGGACCGCTTCTCGCTGCTCGACCAGGTGCCGGTGACCGGCACCGTGGCCGAGTACCGGACGGCCCGGGTCGGCGCGTTCGACGTCCACACCCTGCCGCTGCCCGGGCACACCGTCGGCTCGGTGGGCTATCTGATCGAGATCGGCGGCCGGCGGCTCGCCTTCACCGGGGACCTGATCCACGCCGAGGGCCGGCTGTGGTCGCTGGCCGCCACCCAGTGGGCGTACACCGGGTTCCACCCCAACGCGGGGCTGGAGGGGGCCGCGGCCACCATCCTCTCCTGCCTCCAACTGCTGGAGCACGGACCGGAGTTGCTGCTGCCCTCGCACGGCGAGCCGGTGGCCGACCCGCCCGCGGCGGTGACCCGGCTGCGCTCCCGGCTGCAGGAGCTGATCGACATGCGCCGGGCCTCCCCCTGGGAGCCGGAGCGGATGCTCAGCAGCCCGTGGAAGCCGGTCACCCCGCACCTGCTGCGGAACACCACCAGCATGGCCAACTCCTACGCCCTCCTCTCCGAGCAGGGCACCGCGCTGCTGATCGACTTCGGCTTCGACCTGACCACCGGCCTGGCCGGCGGCCACGACCGCTCCTCCCGCCGCCCGCTGCTCGCCTCGGTCGAGGCGCTGCACCGGGACTACGGCATCGAGCGGGTCGAGGTGGCGCTGCCGACCCACTACCACGACGACCACGTGGCCGGCTTCAACCTGCTGCGCGAGGTGGAGGGCAGCCGGGTGTGGGCGCCCGCGCACATCGCGCCGATCCTGGCCGCGCCCAAGCGCTGGGACCTGCCCTGCCTGTGGTTCGACCCGATCCCGGTGGACCGGGTGCTGCCGGACGAGGGCAGCGTGCGCTGGCGCGAGTACGAGATCGGCGTCCACGAGCTGCCCGGGCACACCCTCTACGCGGCGGCGTACTCCTTCGAGGTGGACGGCCGCCGGGTGATCGCCACCGGCGACCAGCAGAACACCGCCTGGGACCAGCAGGGCGGCCAGCCCGAGCTGCTCAACTACCAGTACCGCAACCGGTTCCGGATCGACGACTTCGTGCGCAGCGCCGAGCTCTACCGGCGGCTGAGACCGGAGCTGATGATCAGCGGCCACTGGTTCCCATACGAGGTGACCGACGGCTATCTGGACATGCTGCTGGCGGAGGGGCAGCGGCTGGCGCGGCTGCACCGGGAGGTGCTGCCGGTGGAGGTGGACTTCGATGCCGAGGGCTTCGGGGCCCGGATCACCCCCTACCGGAGCGTGACGGCCCCCGGCGGCTCGGTGCGGTTCACGGTGGAGGTGCGCAACCCGTTCCGGCGTCCCGAGCCGGCCCGGCTGCGGCTGGTGCTGCCGCCCGGCTGGCGCGCGGACCCGCCCGAGCGGGAGCTGAAGCTGTCGGCGGGGCAGGTGCTGGACGTGGAGTTCGAGGTGCGGATACCGGAGGGGGCGCCCGCTGCCGAACGGGTGCGCCTGGCGGCGGATCTGACGGTGGGCCGGATGGCCTTCGGACAGCAGGCGGAGGCCCTGGTGAGCGTGCGATGAGTGGGACGGTGGAGGCGGCGGCCGGGGCGGCGGAGGGCCGGGCCGGGGCGGCGGAGCCGGGGGTCGGGACGGCGGAGGCCGCGACCGGAGTGGTCGCGGAGTACGCGCCGGACGGCGGGGTGCTGGTCCGGGCGGCCGGCTGGCGGATGGCGGTGCCGACGGACGGAATCACCGCCGAACTGCGCGGCGGCGGGGCGGCCGGAGGGGAGGACGGCTTCCCGGTGCTGCTCCAGCTGCCCGGGGCGTTCGACCGCACCGACCGCACGGACGAGACCCTGGAGGTGCGGCCGCCGGAGCTGGATCTGACCGGCCCGCATCCGATGGTCACGGTGCGGCGGCGCAGCAGCGCCTGGCGCGCGGCGGCGACCAGGATCGAGTGCACGCCCGAAGGCCCGGTGCTCTCCTGGGAGTTGACCGGCGAAGGGGCCCTGGGGCAGGTCCTGCTGGGGGCGGTCAGGGCGGCCCTCGGCGGGCGCGGCGGCGGGCTGCGGCCCAGCGGGCACGACTGGCGGACGCTGTTCTCGCCCAACCCGGGACCGCCCCGCCGGCTCACCCGCGGCGCCGGGGAGAGCGCCGTCATCGGTGCCCACGGCGACGCCCGGCCCGGGCGCGGCCACTGGTTCTTCACCCCGGCGCCGCTCGCCCTCGCGCTGACCGAGGACCGGCTGGACGACTCCGCCGACCCGGCCGCCGAGGCGTCCGCCGACTCCGCCGCCGGGCCCGCCCCGCACGGTTGGTGGACGCTCTCCCTGGGCGCCCCCGTGGCCGAGCTGACCTTCACCGAGCTGGCCTACGTCCCCTCGGACGGCGGCTTCCACCTCTCCCTCGCCTACGAGGGCCACACCCGGGTGGACGGCGTCCACCGCTCTCCGTCGCTGCTCGTCTCGCCCGGCCACCGGGATCCGTACGCCGGGTTGCGGGCCCATCGCGGCTGGCTGGAGCGGAACGGCTGGGCGGCCCGGCCGGGCACCCCCGCCGGCCGGCGGCCGGAGTGGTGGACCGAGCCGATGTTCTGCGGCTGGGGCGCCCAGATGGCCCGCGCCCGGGAGACCGGCCGCCCGGCGCCGCAGCTGAGCACCCGCCGGGAGTACGACGCCCACCTGGACCACCTGGAGCGCCGGGGGCTGGTCCCGGGAACGATCGTCATCGACGACAAATGGCAGGAGGAGTACGGGAGTTGGCGGCCCGACGAGTCGGCCTGGCCGGAGCTGGGGGAGTGGATCGGGCAGCGGCACGCGCGCGGGCAGCGGGTCCTGCTGTGGTGGCGGGCCTGGTCCACCGAGGGGGTGCCGGACGAGTGCTGCGTGCGGACCGCCGACGGCCGTCCGGTGGCCCTGGACCCGGAGCATCCGGAGGGCCGGCGGCTGCTGGCGGAGAACATCCGCCGGATGCTGTCCTCCGCCGGGGACGGCGGCCTGGGCGCTGACGGACTGAAGATCGACTTCACCGCGGACACCCCGACCGGCGAGGGCCTGCGCGGGGCCGGCGACTCCTGGGGCATCGCCCTCCTCCACCGGTACCTGGAGGTGGTCCACCGCGCGGCCAAGGCCGCGAGGCCGGACGCCCTGGTCGTCACCCACACCCCGCACCCCGCGTTCGCCGACGTCAGCGACATGATCCGGCTCAACGACATGCTGCGGCTGGACGACCCGGACCCGTACGCCCCCGTGCTGCCGCAGATGCGGCTGCGGGCCGCGGTCGCCCGCGCGGCCTGCCCGGGGCTGCCGGTGGACACCGACGACTGGTGCCCGCCGGACCGCGAGCAGTGGCGGGCGTACACCGCCGTGAAGGACGAACTCGGCGTCCCCGCCCTCTATCTGAGCACCCATGTGGACCGGACGGGCGAGCCGTTGGAGGAGATCGACTACGCTGCGTTGCGTCGGCTGTGGTCCCGCTGGCGGAGCCGTCCCCGGGGCGGGCCCGACGCGGCGGCGGATGGGGATGACGGAGGGACGGCCTGATGGCGAAGACCGCAGGGGCGCGGACGGCCGGCGCGGGCGGCAGACGGGCGCGGGCGACCCTCCGCGACGTCGCGGAGGCCGCCGGGACCTCTCCCTCCACGGCGTCCCGGGCCCTGGGCGGCCACGGCTACGTCGCCGACCACATCAGGAAGCAGGTGATGGCCGCGGCCGACCGGCTCGGCTACGTCCCCGACGTGTCGGCGCGCACTCTCAAGGGCCGTTCCAGCGGGCTGATCGGGGTGCTGGTCTCGGACCTGCGCAACCAGTTCTACGCCGAGCTGGCGGCCGGGGTGGAGCACGCCCTCTCGGCCGCCGGCTACCAGATGGTGCTGGTCGACGACCACGGGGAGGGCGCCAGGGCGGAGGCCGGCGCGCGGGCCTTCCAGGCCATGCGGGTGGACGGCGTGCTGCTGGCCCCGGTCGGCCGGGAGGCCACCGAGACGCTGGTCGAGCGGGGCATCCCGGTGGCCGAGATGGACCGCCGCTCGGGCGCCCGCGGCTGCGACGCGGTGGCCATCGACAACGAGCAGGGCGCCCGGACGGCCGTGCGGCACCTGATCGAGCTGGGCCATCGGCAGATCGCCATCGTCATCGACGAGACCGACTGGGACACCGGGAAGAACCGCCTCAAGGGCTACCGGGCGGCGCTCCGGGACGCGGGCCTGCCGGTGGTCCGCCGGCATGTGCTGGACCTCGGGCGGGGCGGCGGCGACCCGCGCGCGGGAGTGGCCGCGTTCCTGGCCGCCAACCCCGAGCTGACCGCGGTCTTCGCGGCCAACAACGTGATGGCGGAGATCGTCTGGCAGGAGCTCAGAAGCCGGGGGGCGGCCGTCCCGGGGGACTGCTCGCTGGTCTCCTTCGACGATCTGGCCTGGATGAAGATGGTGGACCCGGGCGTCACCGCGGTCCGCCAGCCGGTCTTCGAGCTGGGCGCCAGGGCGGCCGGGCTGCTCACCGCCCGGGTCGGCCGGGACGGCGCCGGGCGGGCCCAGAGCGAGGTGCTGGAGCCGGAGTTGGTGCTCCGGGGCTCCACCGCACCGCCGCGCAGCTGAGGCGCGGCCGAGGCACGCGCGAGGCAGTCCTGAGGCACGGCCGCGCCTCGGTCGAGGCGCGGCGGGGGCCGGTGGCGCCGGCCTGCCCGCGACTTCACCAGAACTGCTCACCGAGGACCGTTGACGGCTGCGCCCAATGTGGTTACGTTCTCACATGGGATCGATGCCACATCGGGTGGCGCCACCGCTTCCCTCGCCGGCCGGCCACTCGAAGGAGAGAACATGGCGGCACCACCACCCCCGCGCATCCGCCGCAGAGTGACAGGTCTGCTCGCGGCCCTCGCCCTCCTCCCGGCGCTCGCCGCCTGCGGGGCGTCAGCTTCGCGGACAGCTCGCGGTCGACGTTCACCACCATGGGCTTCGGCCTGGGCGACGCCCTGGCCACCGACCGGCTGTCGACCGCCGAGGCGGCGCTCGGCGGCGGCCTCAAGGTCCGGGTCGACCAGGGCGCCTTCGACCCGCAGCAGTTCCTCGCCTCGGTCGCCTCGCACGACGTCCCGGACGTGGTGCACATGGACCGCGCGCTGATCGGGGGCTACGCCGCCCGCGGCGCCCTGGTGCCGCTCACCGACTGCGTCCGGGACGAGCACATCGACCTGTCGAACTACTACCGCCCCGCGATCGCCGAGAGCACCCTCGACGGGACCGTGTACGCCCTGCCCGACTCCTACGACAGCCGGCTGGTGCTGATGGACGACACCGTGCTCAAGGCGGACGGAGTCAGCCCCGGGCAGCTCGACACCGCGGACTGGAACGGCCTGCGGCAGGCCACCGCCAAGCTCGCGCAGAGCAAGGGCGGCAAGCTCACCAGGATCGGCTTCGACCCCAAGATCCCCGAGTTCTTCCCGCTCTGGGCCAAGGCCAACGGCGCCGACCTGATCAGCGCCGACGGCCGCACGGCCGAGCTCAACGACCCCAAGGCGGTCCAGGCGCTGGCCTACGCGGTGGGCCTGGTCAACGAGCAGGGCGGCTGGGCGAAGCTGAAGTCGCTGCGGGACTCCTTCGACCAGTTCGGCTCGGACAACGAGTTCGTCAAGAACCAGGTCGGCGCCTTCCCGATGGAGGACTGGTACGTCAACAGCCTGGCCGGCACCACCCCCAGGATCGACCTGGGGACCTCGGTCTTCCGGGCCCGCGACGGGCAGCCGCTGGACTGGACCTCCGGCTACGGCTGGGCGATCCCCAAGGGCGCCGAGCACCTCAAGGCCGCCTGCACCTTCATCGCCACCATGACCTCCACCAAGGCCTGGGTGCACGCCGCCGAGGCCAAGGCCAAGCAGGTCCGGGACGGCGGCGGCCTCTACACCGGTGACGTCACCGGCAACATCGCCGCCGACCGGATCATCGAGAAGGACGTCTGGAAGCCCACCGGCAAGCCGGCCTTCGACCAGGCCACCCGCACCCTCTACGCCATCGCCCCCAAGGCCTTCGCGGTGCCGGCCAACTCGGCCGGCGAGGAGTTCCAGAACGCCTGGCAGTCGGCGATCAACCGGGTGCTGTCCGGTGAGCAGACCCCGCGGCAGGCACTCGACCAGGCGCAGGCCGAGGCCCAGTCCGCGCTGGACCTCGCCAACGAGGAACGGAGG contains the following coding sequences:
- a CDS encoding NAD(P)-dependent alcohol dehydrogenase, whose product is MKAVQFTAPGTEPVVVDIPQPEPGPGEVLLRMTAAGVCHSDIAVMDGIAAEMGMRLPLTLGHEGAGTVARLGDGVAGFEVGEPVAVYGPWGCGACAKCAEGRENYCLRAAELGIQPPGLGAPGAIAEYMIVDDVRHLVPLGDLDPVRTVPLTDAGLTPYHAIKRSLPKLVPGSTAVVLGVGGLGHVAVQMLRSLTAARVIALDVTEEKLELARRVGAHEVLLSDGEAAARIADLTGGRGAEAVFDFAGVQPTVDIAGRVAMVEGDITIVGIGGGVLPVGFGLVPYEASVTAPYWGTRGELIEVLDLARSGGVEVHVETFPLDEAPEAYRRLRAGTVNGRAVILPNG
- a CDS encoding MBL fold metallo-hydrolase, with translation MRFSRIVEDVLRFEDTCHVYVLRRGREAVLIDFGAGDVLDHLGELGVDRVTDVLVTHHHRDQVQGLARAAGAGIRIWVPPVERELIDAVDEHWRTRPLDNDYDVRQDRFSLLDQVPVTGTVAEYRTARVGAFDVHTLPLPGHTVGSVGYLIEIGGRRLAFTGDLIHAEGRLWSLAATQWAYTGFHPNAGLEGAAATILSCLQLLEHGPELLLPSHGEPVADPPAAVTRLRSRLQELIDMRRASPWEPERMLSSPWKPVTPHLLRNTTSMANSYALLSEQGTALLIDFGFDLTTGLAGGHDRSSRRPLLASVEALHRDYGIERVEVALPTHYHDDHVAGFNLLREVEGSRVWAPAHIAPILAAPKRWDLPCLWFDPIPVDRVLPDEGSVRWREYEIGVHELPGHTLYAAAYSFEVDGRRVIATGDQQNTAWDQQGGQPELLNYQYRNRFRIDDFVRSAELYRRLRPELMISGHWFPYEVTDGYLDMLLAEGQRLARLHREVLPVEVDFDAEGFGARITPYRSVTAPGGSVRFTVEVRNPFRRPEPARLRLVLPPGWRADPPERELKLSAGQVLDVEFEVRIPEGAPAAERVRLAADLTVGRMAFGQQAEALVSVR
- a CDS encoding alpha-amylase family protein; this encodes MSGTVEAAAGAAEGRAGAAEPGVGTAEAATGVVAEYAPDGGVLVRAAGWRMAVPTDGITAELRGGGAAGGEDGFPVLLQLPGAFDRTDRTDETLEVRPPELDLTGPHPMVTVRRRSSAWRAAATRIECTPEGPVLSWELTGEGALGQVLLGAVRAALGGRGGGLRPSGHDWRTLFSPNPGPPRRLTRGAGESAVIGAHGDARPGRGHWFFTPAPLALALTEDRLDDSADPAAEASADSAAGPAPHGWWTLSLGAPVAELTFTELAYVPSDGGFHLSLAYEGHTRVDGVHRSPSLLVSPGHRDPYAGLRAHRGWLERNGWAARPGTPAGRRPEWWTEPMFCGWGAQMARARETGRPAPQLSTRREYDAHLDHLERRGLVPGTIVIDDKWQEEYGSWRPDESAWPELGEWIGQRHARGQRVLLWWRAWSTEGVPDECCVRTADGRPVALDPEHPEGRRLLAENIRRMLSSAGDGGLGADGLKIDFTADTPTGEGLRGAGDSWGIALLHRYLEVVHRAAKAARPDALVVTHTPHPAFADVSDMIRLNDMLRLDDPDPYAPVLPQMRLRAAVARAACPGLPVDTDDWCPPDREQWRAYTAVKDELGVPALYLSTHVDRTGEPLEEIDYAALRRLWSRWRSRPRGGPDAAADGDDGGTA
- a CDS encoding LacI family DNA-binding transcriptional regulator, producing the protein MAKTAGARTAGAGGRRARATLRDVAEAAGTSPSTASRALGGHGYVADHIRKQVMAAADRLGYVPDVSARTLKGRSSGLIGVLVSDLRNQFYAELAAGVEHALSAAGYQMVLVDDHGEGARAEAGARAFQAMRVDGVLLAPVGREATETLVERGIPVAEMDRRSGARGCDAVAIDNEQGARTAVRHLIELGHRQIAIVIDETDWDTGKNRLKGYRAALRDAGLPVVRRHVLDLGRGGGDPRAGVAAFLAANPELTAVFAANNVMAEIVWQELRSRGAAVPGDCSLVSFDDLAWMKMVDPGVTAVRQPVFELGARAAGLLTARVGRDGAGRAQSEVLEPELVLRGSTAPPRS
- a CDS encoding extracellular solute-binding protein, with protein sequence MGFGLGDALATDRLSTAEAALGGGLKVRVDQGAFDPQQFLASVASHDVPDVVHMDRALIGGYAARGALVPLTDCVRDEHIDLSNYYRPAIAESTLDGTVYALPDSYDSRLVLMDDTVLKADGVSPGQLDTADWNGLRQATAKLAQSKGGKLTRIGFDPKIPEFFPLWAKANGADLISADGRTAELNDPKAVQALAYAVGLVNEQGGWAKLKSLRDSFDQFGSDNEFVKNQVGAFPMEDWYVNSLAGTTPRIDLGTSVFRARDGQPLDWTSGYGWAIPKGAEHLKAACTFIATMTSTKAWVHAAEAKAKQVRDGGGLYTGDVTGNIAADRIIEKDVWKPTGKPAFDQATRTLYAIAPKAFAVPANSAGEEFQNAWQSAINRVLSGEQTPRQALDQAQAEAQSALDLANEERR